The proteins below come from a single Caenibius sp. WL genomic window:
- the ybeY gene encoding rRNA maturation RNase YbeY, producing the protein MNLEIDIEEPWPASADWADLAERAAEALQESAPELANPRLLASVLFTSDAEVHVLNREWRGKDKPTNVLSFPMLERGELLALPADGPPEMLGDIALAWETCAREAEEKAIGVDHHAMHLIVHALLHLAGHDHETSPEDARAMEELEIKTLAHLGIADPYGDHHD; encoded by the coding sequence GTGAATCTGGAAATCGATATCGAGGAACCCTGGCCCGCTTCGGCGGATTGGGCCGATCTGGCCGAGCGTGCCGCCGAAGCGCTGCAGGAGAGCGCCCCGGAACTCGCCAATCCCCGCCTGCTCGCCAGCGTGCTGTTCACGTCCGATGCCGAAGTCCACGTGCTCAACCGCGAATGGCGCGGCAAGGACAAGCCGACCAATGTCCTGTCCTTCCCCATGCTGGAACGGGGCGAGCTGCTGGCCCTTCCCGCCGACGGCCCGCCCGAAATGCTGGGCGATATCGCATTGGCCTGGGAAACCTGCGCGCGCGAGGCGGAGGAGAAAGCGATCGGCGTGGACCATCACGCCATGCACCTGATCGTCCATGCCCTGCTGCATCTGGCGGGCCACGATCACGAGACTTCGCCCGAAGACGCCCGCGCGATGGAAGAATTGGAGATAAAGACGCTTGCACATCTGGGCATCGCCGACCCATATGGAGACCACCATGACTGA
- a CDS encoding DUF1489 domain-containing protein has translation MPLHMTKIAYGATSVEDLRQWLESYSEAFASTRYLPKRHEEMIGGSLYWIYDHAMIGRSPIRGFAQRDDGRWNIMLEPRLIMVEPRAKRAHQGWRYLKDEDAPPDLGSGVMEGDVLPGHLVKELAKLGLV, from the coding sequence ATGCCCCTGCACATGACCAAGATCGCCTATGGCGCGACCAGCGTGGAAGACCTGCGCCAATGGCTGGAAAGCTATTCCGAAGCTTTCGCCAGCACGCGCTATCTGCCCAAACGGCATGAGGAGATGATCGGCGGATCGCTTTACTGGATCTACGATCACGCGATGATCGGCCGCAGCCCGATCCGCGGCTTTGCCCAGCGGGATGACGGGCGCTGGAACATCATGCTCGAACCGCGCCTGATCATGGTCGAACCGCGCGCCAAACGCGCGCATCAAGGCTGGCGCTATCTCAAGGACGAGGACGCCCCGCCCGATCTCGGCAGCGGGGTCATGGAAGGTGACGTTCTACCCGGCCACCTCGTTAAGGAACTGGCCAAGCTCGGTCTGGTCTGA
- a CDS encoding peptidylprolyl isomerase, which produces MADEKLTLTLESGDVVIKLRPDLAPGHVARITELVKEGFYDGVTFHRVIPGFMAQGGCPNGTGMGGSDKPDLQAEFNDQPHVRGVCSMARTSYPHSANSQFFICFDDARFLDKQYTVWGEVESGMEHVDALPKGEPPANPGKILKATVS; this is translated from the coding sequence ATGGCCGATGAAAAACTGACTCTTACTCTCGAAAGCGGCGATGTCGTTATCAAGCTTCGCCCGGATCTGGCACCCGGCCATGTCGCCCGCATCACCGAGCTGGTGAAGGAAGGCTTTTACGATGGTGTGACATTCCACCGCGTGATTCCCGGCTTCATGGCGCAGGGCGGTTGCCCCAACGGCACCGGCATGGGCGGCTCCGACAAGCCTGACCTGCAGGCCGAATTCAACGACCAGCCGCACGTGCGCGGTGTGTGTTCCATGGCCCGCACGTCCTATCCGCACAGCGCGAACAGCCAGTTCTTCATCTGTTTCGACGATGCGCGGTTCCTCGACAAGCAGTACACCGTGTGGGGCGAAGTCGAAAGCGGGATGGAACATGTCGACGCCTTGCCCAAGGGCGAGCCGCCCGCAAACCCGGGCAAGATTCTGAAAGCCACCGTTTCCTGA
- a CDS encoding LysR substrate-binding domain-containing protein encodes MPTRRLPPLRALEAFVRIVRLGSARAAAEELALSPSALSRRVANLEEFIGKKLFTRAHQAMQLTDDGRAFYDAVSPHLEALATAVEDQSENLTLWRLHLGVLPLFGSQRLFPRLAELRKLHPRLHIDMDTGPHLETRVGDTLDCAILLVREPDPGFHSFRLDHNRVYAICARDLTEEIGEEPSMEALSRQTFLVHQEMPESFGAWRNAMGLNGLEPAAVDHFDSGQLLLEAAAQGLGIAIMHDDHFRRAGDRRLALLYPEREVESPYSYWFVCRPKALETRPVRIFYEWLVHAGL; translated from the coding sequence GTGCCAACGCGACGCTTACCGCCGCTGCGCGCGCTCGAGGCTTTCGTGCGCATCGTTCGTCTGGGCTCGGCCCGGGCGGCGGCGGAAGAACTCGCCCTGTCGCCGTCCGCCCTGTCCCGCCGGGTCGCCAACCTTGAGGAATTCATCGGCAAGAAGCTGTTCACGCGCGCCCATCAGGCGATGCAGCTTACCGATGACGGGCGCGCTTTCTACGATGCGGTGTCCCCGCATCTCGAAGCGCTGGCCACCGCGGTGGAGGACCAGTCGGAGAATCTGACGCTGTGGCGCCTCCATCTGGGCGTGCTGCCGCTGTTCGGCAGCCAGCGGCTGTTCCCCCGCCTGGCGGAATTGCGCAAGCTGCACCCGCGCCTGCACATCGACATGGACACCGGGCCGCATCTGGAAACCCGCGTTGGCGATACGCTGGATTGCGCCATTCTGCTGGTGCGCGAACCCGATCCGGGATTTCATTCCTTCCGGCTCGATCACAACCGCGTCTATGCGATCTGCGCCCGTGACCTGACCGAGGAGATCGGCGAGGAACCGAGCATGGAGGCGCTGTCGCGCCAGACGTTCCTGGTGCATCAGGAAATGCCCGAAAGCTTCGGCGCATGGCGGAACGCGATGGGGCTGAACGGTCTCGAACCGGCAGCGGTCGATCATTTCGATTCGGGCCAGCTTCTTCTGGAAGCCGCCGCGCAGGGGCTCGGCATCGCAATCATGCATGACGACCACTTCCGCCGTGCGGGCGACCGGCGGCTGGCGCTGCTCTACCCCGAACGCGAAGTGGAAAGCCCCTACAGCTACTGGTTCGTCTGCCGTCCGAAAGCGCTCGAAACCCGCCCGGTGCGTATCTTCTACGAATGGCTGGTGCACGCAGGGCTTTAA
- a CDS encoding hemolysin family protein: protein MAGPENREGENGSGEPDSRRSLWRVIRRFFEGEDSDQSLRAQLEEAIDEHVEEHSNPADRSRKGDLSAVELQMLRNLLHFSEHDADDVAIPRSEIIAISADASWPELVASFAEHGHSRIPVYRDTLDSVIGMIHVKDVFSYLAKGLPAPADWTTLMRQPLYVPQSRSALDVLADMRSRRIHLAVVVDEYSGVDGIITIEDLVEEIVGDIEDEHDDAPTELIVPIGNGMWDADARAELDDISEKVDPRLAEVDEAVDTLGGLAFVLAGQVPPVGAVLEHDSGWRIEVTDGDERHVTRLRLHPPSNGDDGTQD, encoded by the coding sequence GTGGCCGGGCCCGAAAACAGGGAAGGCGAAAACGGTTCGGGAGAACCGGACAGTAGACGCAGCCTGTGGCGCGTCATTCGGCGTTTCTTCGAGGGGGAGGACAGCGATCAATCGCTGCGGGCCCAATTGGAAGAAGCGATCGACGAACACGTGGAAGAGCATAGCAATCCGGCGGACCGTTCCAGAAAGGGCGATCTGTCCGCGGTGGAATTGCAGATGCTGCGCAACCTGCTCCATTTCAGCGAGCACGATGCCGACGATGTCGCAATCCCGCGCAGCGAGATCATCGCCATTTCCGCGGATGCAAGCTGGCCGGAACTGGTCGCCAGCTTCGCCGAACACGGCCATTCGCGCATTCCCGTCTATCGCGACACGCTCGATTCGGTAATCGGCATGATCCACGTGAAGGATGTCTTCAGCTATCTCGCCAAGGGCCTGCCCGCCCCGGCGGACTGGACCACGCTGATGCGCCAGCCGCTCTATGTCCCGCAATCGCGCAGCGCGCTCGACGTGCTGGCCGACATGCGCAGCCGCCGGATTCATCTGGCGGTGGTGGTCGACGAATATTCCGGGGTCGACGGGATCATCACGATCGAAGATCTGGTCGAAGAGATCGTCGGCGATATCGAAGACGAGCATGACGACGCGCCGACCGAACTGATCGTGCCCATCGGCAACGGCATGTGGGATGCCGATGCCCGCGCGGAACTCGACGACATTTCGGAAAAGGTCGATCCACGGCTTGCCGAAGTCGACGAAGCCGTGGATACTCTCGGCGGCTTGGCGTTCGTGCTGGCGGGACAGGTTCCGCCGGTCGGGGCTGTGCTTGAGCATGACAGCGGATGGCGAATCGAAGTGACCGATGGCGACGAGCGCCATGTTACGCGGCTACGCCTCCATCCGCCGTCGAATGGCGATGACGGGACGCAAGACTAG
- the mgtE gene encoding magnesium transporter produces MTPDELDELHRTDSPQAEEEREQFDEDNRLRAEFVRSVAHALTEGDDARVYELVEPLHAADIADLFELLERDERAPLARAISDLMTGEVIAELNDHVRDDMVEDLPPEAVAEIADQLETDDAVQLIEDLEPAEQAAILAEMEPEGRAAVESALAYPEETAGRLMQRDLVAVPEHMTVGDLIDYLRDNGDLTTEFWEVFIVDPQHKPVGTCQLSWILRTPRAIPLTDVMKREQTLIPVSMDQEEVALQFQKYALISAAVVDESGRLVGQLTVDDIVHIIQEEADEDVMLLSGAGDGDINEPIREAYGARVRWLIANMLTAAVASSIIATFEDTIAKMVALATLMPIVAGIGGNAGTQTLAVTVRALATNQLTASNAWRAVRRELGIALMNGGTVAVIIGVVVTLLFHDPLLGIVIAMAMMTNILVAGLAGVLVPLTLERLKADPAIASSIFVTMTTDSMGFLAFLGLATVSGLVS; encoded by the coding sequence ATGACGCCGGACGAACTCGACGAACTGCACCGCACCGACTCGCCGCAGGCGGAGGAAGAGCGCGAACAGTTCGACGAGGATAACCGGTTGAGAGCGGAATTCGTCCGCTCCGTGGCCCACGCGCTGACCGAAGGCGACGATGCGCGGGTTTACGAACTGGTGGAACCGCTCCACGCCGCCGACATCGCCGACCTTTTCGAGCTGCTCGAACGCGATGAACGCGCGCCGCTGGCCCGCGCCATTTCCGACCTGATGACGGGCGAAGTCATCGCCGAACTGAACGATCACGTTCGCGATGACATGGTCGAGGACCTGCCGCCCGAAGCGGTGGCCGAAATCGCCGACCAGTTGGAAACCGACGACGCGGTGCAACTGATCGAGGATCTCGAACCGGCCGAGCAGGCCGCGATTCTCGCCGAGATGGAGCCCGAAGGCCGCGCCGCCGTGGAAAGCGCGCTGGCCTATCCGGAAGAGACCGCCGGCCGCCTGATGCAGCGCGACCTGGTCGCTGTGCCCGAGCATATGACCGTGGGCGACCTGATCGATTATCTGCGCGACAACGGCGATCTGACGACCGAATTCTGGGAAGTGTTCATTGTCGATCCGCAGCACAAGCCGGTCGGCACCTGCCAGCTTTCGTGGATTCTGCGGACCCCGCGCGCGATCCCGCTGACCGATGTGATGAAGCGCGAACAGACGCTGATCCCGGTGAGCATGGATCAGGAAGAAGTCGCGCTGCAATTCCAGAAGTACGCGCTGATTTCCGCCGCCGTTGTGGATGAATCGGGGCGGCTCGTCGGGCAGCTCACGGTCGACGATATCGTTCACATCATTCAGGAAGAAGCGGACGAAGACGTCATGCTTCTGTCCGGGGCCGGTGATGGCGATATCAACGAACCGATTCGCGAAGCCTACGGCGCGCGTGTCCGCTGGCTGATCGCCAATATGCTGACCGCCGCGGTCGCCTCGTCCATCATCGCCACGTTCGAAGACACGATCGCCAAGATGGTCGCGCTGGCGACGCTGATGCCGATCGTCGCCGGGATCGGCGGCAATGCAGGCACGCAGACGCTGGCGGTGACGGTGCGCGCGCTGGCCACCAACCAGTTGACCGCCAGCAACGCCTGGCGCGCGGTCCGCCGCGAACTGGGCATCGCACTGATGAACGGCGGCACGGTTGCCGTGATTATCGGCGTGGTGGTGACTCTGCTGTTCCACGATCCCTTGCTGGGCATAGTCATCGCCATGGCGATGATGACCAACATCCTTGTTGCCGGGCTGGCCGGTGTTCTCGTCCCGCTGACGCTGGAACGCCTGAAAGCGGACCCGGCAATCGCCTCCTCCATCTTCGTCACCATGACGACGGATTCGATGGGTTTCCTCGCCTTCCTCGGCCTCGCGACAGTGAGCGGACTGGTCTCCTGA